Proteins found in one Pelobates fuscus isolate aPelFus1 chromosome 10, aPelFus1.pri, whole genome shotgun sequence genomic segment:
- the ZMIZ1 gene encoding zinc finger MIZ domain-containing protein 1 isoform X2 has product MNSMDRHIQQTNDRLQCIKQHLQNPANFHNAATELLDWCGDPRAFQRPFEQSLMGCLTVVSRVAAQQGFDLDLGYRLLAVCAANRDKFTPKSAALLSSWCEELGRLLLLRHQKNRQNEQAGKLPMQPPMNSLTSMKPSLSHGDGSFPYDSVPWQQNASQPPGSLSVVTTVWGVTNTSQSQVLGNPMVNANNPMNPGGNPMASGMNSNSGGMNSPQFAGQQQQFSTKGGSSQPYMQQGMYGRPNYPGGGGFAGSYPGGPNNPSGMGIPPHTRQPADFTQPAAAAAAAAVAAAAATATATATATVAALQETQNKDMNQYGPMGPAQAYNNQFMNQPGQRVPSAMNPAGMGPNMAPSNMSGPPMGMNQPRPGMNPFGSHGQRMPQQPYPGPRPQSMPIQGIKRPYPGEPNYGSQQYGPSSQFPNQPGQYPSPNPSRPMASPNYPGQRMAGQQPTGQYPPPSVNVGQYYKPEQFNGQNNNFSGSGYNSYSQGSMNGPSRPGPVGNYPHSPVPGNPTPPMTPGSNIPTYLSPSQDVKPPFPPDIKPNINSLPPPPNAKGKVHAFSPSSIAASHTDELRLTFPVRDGVVLEPFRLEHNLAVSNHVFHLRPTVHQTLMWRSDLELQFKCYHHEDRQMNTNWPASVQVSVNATPLTIERGDNKTSHKPLHLKHVCQPGRNTIQITVTACCCSHLFVLQLVHRPSVRSVLQGLLKKRLLPAEHCITKIKRNFSSVAASSGNTALNGEDGVEQTAIKVSLKCPITFRRIQLPARGHDCKHVQCFDLESYLQLNCERGTWRCPVCNKTALLEGLEVDQYMWGILNAIQNSEFEEVTIDPTCSWRPVPIKSEIHIKDDPDGMPSKRFKTMSPSQMIMPNVMEMIAALGPGPSPYPSLPPPPGGNNSGEYVGQGNNYQGHGNFDFPHGAPGGTTMNDFMHGPQLSHPPDMPGGMSSLDKPLSHSMQDPISHVGNAEQQHGSMPQGLHPPHPGSQPGQSLHHGGPAPQSRHPQQAPSHPHGDMTFNPSSVLDGQPGGQGAPDMPEPSLDLLPELANPDELLSYLDPPDLPNNSNDDLLSLFENN; this is encoded by the exons CCCTACTTTCTTCGTGGTGTGAAGAACTGGGACGACTCCTCCTCTTACGCCACCAGAAAAACAGACAGAACGAGCAGGCTGGAAAACTCCCCATGCAGCCCCCCATGAACTCTTTGACTTCCATGAAACCCTCCTTGTCCCATGG TGATGGGTCATTCCCTTACGATTCCGTCCCTTGGCAACAGAACGCCAGTCAGCCACCCGGTTCCTTGTCTGTGGTCACTACAGTGTGGGGAGTTACAAACACGTCTCAGAGCCAG GTTCTTGGGAACCCCATGGTAAATGCCAACAATCCAATGAACCCAGGTGGAAATCCCATGGCATCCGGCATGAACAGCAACAGTGGTGGAATGAACTCTCCACAGTTTGCTGGGCAACAGCAGCAGTTTTCTACAAAGGGTGGCTCCAGTCAGCCTTATATGCAACAGGGCATGTATGGGCGTCCCAACTACCCCGGGGGAGGCGGATTTGCTGGCAG CTACCCTGGTGGCCCCAACAATCCTTCCGGAATGGGCATCCCGCCTCACACACGGCAACCTGCAGATTTTActcagccagcagcagcagccgcTGCAGCTGCCGTGGCTGCCGCAGCTGCTACAGCTACCGCCACAGCTACAGCCACAGTAGCAGCGCTGCAGGAGACTCAAAACAAAGATATGAATCAGTATGGCCCG ATGGGTCCAGCTCAGGCCTACAACAATCAGTTCATGAACCAACCTGGCCAACGGGTTCCTTCTGCAATGAACCCAGCTGGCATGGGCCCAAACATGGCACCTTCCAACATGAGTGGCCCACCCATGGGAATGAATCAGCCTCGGCCTGGCATGAACCCTTTTGGCTCTCATGGCCAGAGGATGCCGCAGCAACCCTACCCAGGTCCTAGACCTCAGTCCATGCCTATTCAAGGTATAAAGAGGCCCTATCCAGGAGAG CCAAATTACGGCAGCCAGCAATATGGACCAAGCAGCCAGTTTCCAAATCAACCAGGACAGTACCCAAGTCCCAATCCTTCCAGACCTATGGCATCTCCTAACTACCCTGGCCAGAGAATGGCAGGACAGCAGCCAACAGGGCAATATCCACCCCCTAGTGTCAACGTAGGACAGTATTACAAG ccagAGCAGTTTAATGGACAAAATAACAACTTTTCTGGGAGCGGCTACAATAGCTATAGCCAAGGCAGTATGAACGGG CCATCCAGACCAGGTCCTGTTGGGAATTATCCTCACTCTCCAGTTCCAGGGAACCCCACACCTCCAATGACTCCTGGGAGCAACATACCCACTTACCTATCTCCCAGCCAAGATGTAAAGCCTCCCTTTCCTCCGGACATCAAGCCAAACATTAACTCATTACCTCCTCCTCCAA ATGCTAAAGGGAAAGTTCACGCTTTCTCTCCTTCTTCGATCGCAGCCAGCCACACAGACGAGCTGCGTCTGACCTTTCCTGTTCGGGATGGAGTAGTGCTTGAACCTTTTCGGCTGGAGCACAACTTGGCTGTCAGTAACCATGTGTTCCACCTACGGCCGACTGTCCATCAAACCCTTATGTGGAG gtcTGACCTGGAGCTGCAATTTAAATGCTATCACCATGAAGACCGGCAGATGAACACCAACTGGCCAGCCTCAGTACAAGTCAGCGTCAATGCCACTCCACTGACCATAGAACGAGGAGATAACAAAACTTCCCATAAACCTTTGCACCTCAAACATGTATGCCAACCGGGCCGTAACACCATCCAGATAACAGTCACTGCCTGCTGCTGT TCACACTTGTTCGTGCTGCAATTGGTTCATCGACCTTCAGTACGCTCCGTACTACAGGGTTTGCTGAAAAAGAGGTTGCTCCCGGCCGAACACTGTATCACAAAAA TTAAGAGGAATTTCAGCAGTGTGGCTGCCTCATCTGGGAACACAGCGCTAAATGGGGAAGATGGAGTGGAGCAGACAGCAATTAAAGTCTCGCTGAAGTGTCCTATCACGTTTAGGCGGATTCAGCTGCCCGCGCGGGGACATGACTGCAAGCACGTACAG TGTTTTGACTTGGAATCCTATCTTCAGTTGAACTGTGAGAGAGGAACATGGAGGTGTCCTGTCTGCAA TAAAACAGCCCTTCTAGAAGGCCTGGAGGTTGATCAGTACATGTGGGGCATCCTGAATGCAATACAGAA CTCTGAATTTGAAGAAGTGACTATTGACCCCACCTGTAGCTGGCGGCCAGTACCAATCAAGTCTGAGATTCACATTAAAGATGACCCTGATGGGATGCCCTCCAAGAGATTTAAGACCATGAGTCCCAGTCAGATGATCATGCCCAATGTCATGGAGATGATTGCAGCACTAGGCCCTGGCCCCTCGCCTTACCCATCACTTCCCCCACCTCCCGGGGGTAATAACTCTGGCGAATATGTCGGACAAG GTAATAATTACCAAGGTCATGGCAACTTTGACTTCCCTCATGGAGCACCAGGTGGGACAACGATGAACGATTTCATGCATGGACCCCAGCTGTCTCATCCGCCCGATATGCCTGGTGGTATGTCCTCGCTTGACAAACCACTGAGCCACTCCATGCAGGACCCA ATTTCTCATGTGGGAAATGCTGAACAACAGCATGGCTCCATGCCTCAGGGTTTACACCCACCTCACCCCGGCAGCCAGCCTGGGCAATCGTTACATCATGGAGGGCCAGCACCTCAGTCTCGACATCCACAACAAGCACCCAGTCACCCGCATGGTGATATGACCTTCAACCCCTCCTCTGTTttagatggtcagcctggtgGACAGGGGGCACCTGACATGCCAGAGCCATCGCTGGAT ttgcttCCGGAGCTAGCTAATCCTGACGAGCTCCTCTCGTATTTGGATCCACCAGATCTTCCCAATAACAGCAATGACGATCTCCTCTCCCTCTTTGAGAACAACTAA
- the ZMIZ1 gene encoding zinc finger MIZ domain-containing protein 1 isoform X3, producing MNSMDRHIQQTNDRLQCIKQHLQNPANFHNAATELLDWCGDPRAFQRPFEQSLMGCLTVVSRVAAQQGFDLDLGYRLLAVCAANRDKFTPKSAALLSSWCEELGRLLLLRHQKNRQNEQAGKLPMQPPMNSLTSMKPSLSHGDGSFPYDSVPWQQNASQPPGSLSVVTTVWGVTNTSQSQVLGNPMVNANNPMNPGGNPMASGMNSNSGGMNSPQFAGQQQQFSTKGGSSQPYMQQGMYGRPNYPGGGGFAGSYPGGPNNPSGMGIPPHTRQPADFTQPAAAAAAAAVAAAAATATATATATVAALQETQNKDMNQYGPVCSSFQMGPAQAYNNQFMNQPGQRVPSAMNPAGMGPNMAPSNMSGPPMGMNQPRPGMNPFGSHGQRMPQQPYPGPRPQSMPIQGIKRPYPGEPNYGSQQYGPSSQFPNQPGQYPSPNPSRPMASPNYPGQRMAGQQPTGQYPPPSVNVGQYYKPSRPGPVGNYPHSPVPGNPTPPMTPGSNIPTYLSPSQDVKPPFPPDIKPNINSLPPPPNAKGKVHAFSPSSIAASHTDELRLTFPVRDGVVLEPFRLEHNLAVSNHVFHLRPTVHQTLMWRSDLELQFKCYHHEDRQMNTNWPASVQVSVNATPLTIERGDNKTSHKPLHLKHVCQPGRNTIQITVTACCCSHLFVLQLVHRPSVRSVLQGLLKKRLLPAEHCITKIKRNFSSVAASSGNTALNGEDGVEQTAIKVSLKCPITFRRIQLPARGHDCKHVQCFDLESYLQLNCERGTWRCPVCNKTALLEGLEVDQYMWGILNAIQNSEFEEVTIDPTCSWRPVPIKSEIHIKDDPDGMPSKRFKTMSPSQMIMPNVMEMIAALGPGPSPYPSLPPPPGGNNSGEYVGQGNNYQGHGNFDFPHGAPGGTTMNDFMHGPQLSHPPDMPGGMSSLDKPLSHSMQDPISHVGNAEQQHGSMPQGLHPPHPGSQPGQSLHHGGPAPQSRHPQQAPSHPHGDMTFNPSSVLDGQPGGQGAPDMPEPSLDLLPELANPDELLSYLDPPDLPNNSNDDLLSLFENN from the exons CCCTACTTTCTTCGTGGTGTGAAGAACTGGGACGACTCCTCCTCTTACGCCACCAGAAAAACAGACAGAACGAGCAGGCTGGAAAACTCCCCATGCAGCCCCCCATGAACTCTTTGACTTCCATGAAACCCTCCTTGTCCCATGG TGATGGGTCATTCCCTTACGATTCCGTCCCTTGGCAACAGAACGCCAGTCAGCCACCCGGTTCCTTGTCTGTGGTCACTACAGTGTGGGGAGTTACAAACACGTCTCAGAGCCAG GTTCTTGGGAACCCCATGGTAAATGCCAACAATCCAATGAACCCAGGTGGAAATCCCATGGCATCCGGCATGAACAGCAACAGTGGTGGAATGAACTCTCCACAGTTTGCTGGGCAACAGCAGCAGTTTTCTACAAAGGGTGGCTCCAGTCAGCCTTATATGCAACAGGGCATGTATGGGCGTCCCAACTACCCCGGGGGAGGCGGATTTGCTGGCAG CTACCCTGGTGGCCCCAACAATCCTTCCGGAATGGGCATCCCGCCTCACACACGGCAACCTGCAGATTTTActcagccagcagcagcagccgcTGCAGCTGCCGTGGCTGCCGCAGCTGCTACAGCTACCGCCACAGCTACAGCCACAGTAGCAGCGCTGCAGGAGACTCAAAACAAAGATATGAATCAGTATGGCCCG GTGTGTTCCTCTTTCCAGATGGGTCCAGCTCAGGCCTACAACAATCAGTTCATGAACCAACCTGGCCAACGGGTTCCTTCTGCAATGAACCCAGCTGGCATGGGCCCAAACATGGCACCTTCCAACATGAGTGGCCCACCCATGGGAATGAATCAGCCTCGGCCTGGCATGAACCCTTTTGGCTCTCATGGCCAGAGGATGCCGCAGCAACCCTACCCAGGTCCTAGACCTCAGTCCATGCCTATTCAAGGTATAAAGAGGCCCTATCCAGGAGAG CCAAATTACGGCAGCCAGCAATATGGACCAAGCAGCCAGTTTCCAAATCAACCAGGACAGTACCCAAGTCCCAATCCTTCCAGACCTATGGCATCTCCTAACTACCCTGGCCAGAGAATGGCAGGACAGCAGCCAACAGGGCAATATCCACCCCCTAGTGTCAACGTAGGACAGTATTACAAG CCATCCAGACCAGGTCCTGTTGGGAATTATCCTCACTCTCCAGTTCCAGGGAACCCCACACCTCCAATGACTCCTGGGAGCAACATACCCACTTACCTATCTCCCAGCCAAGATGTAAAGCCTCCCTTTCCTCCGGACATCAAGCCAAACATTAACTCATTACCTCCTCCTCCAA ATGCTAAAGGGAAAGTTCACGCTTTCTCTCCTTCTTCGATCGCAGCCAGCCACACAGACGAGCTGCGTCTGACCTTTCCTGTTCGGGATGGAGTAGTGCTTGAACCTTTTCGGCTGGAGCACAACTTGGCTGTCAGTAACCATGTGTTCCACCTACGGCCGACTGTCCATCAAACCCTTATGTGGAG gtcTGACCTGGAGCTGCAATTTAAATGCTATCACCATGAAGACCGGCAGATGAACACCAACTGGCCAGCCTCAGTACAAGTCAGCGTCAATGCCACTCCACTGACCATAGAACGAGGAGATAACAAAACTTCCCATAAACCTTTGCACCTCAAACATGTATGCCAACCGGGCCGTAACACCATCCAGATAACAGTCACTGCCTGCTGCTGT TCACACTTGTTCGTGCTGCAATTGGTTCATCGACCTTCAGTACGCTCCGTACTACAGGGTTTGCTGAAAAAGAGGTTGCTCCCGGCCGAACACTGTATCACAAAAA TTAAGAGGAATTTCAGCAGTGTGGCTGCCTCATCTGGGAACACAGCGCTAAATGGGGAAGATGGAGTGGAGCAGACAGCAATTAAAGTCTCGCTGAAGTGTCCTATCACGTTTAGGCGGATTCAGCTGCCCGCGCGGGGACATGACTGCAAGCACGTACAG TGTTTTGACTTGGAATCCTATCTTCAGTTGAACTGTGAGAGAGGAACATGGAGGTGTCCTGTCTGCAA TAAAACAGCCCTTCTAGAAGGCCTGGAGGTTGATCAGTACATGTGGGGCATCCTGAATGCAATACAGAA CTCTGAATTTGAAGAAGTGACTATTGACCCCACCTGTAGCTGGCGGCCAGTACCAATCAAGTCTGAGATTCACATTAAAGATGACCCTGATGGGATGCCCTCCAAGAGATTTAAGACCATGAGTCCCAGTCAGATGATCATGCCCAATGTCATGGAGATGATTGCAGCACTAGGCCCTGGCCCCTCGCCTTACCCATCACTTCCCCCACCTCCCGGGGGTAATAACTCTGGCGAATATGTCGGACAAG GTAATAATTACCAAGGTCATGGCAACTTTGACTTCCCTCATGGAGCACCAGGTGGGACAACGATGAACGATTTCATGCATGGACCCCAGCTGTCTCATCCGCCCGATATGCCTGGTGGTATGTCCTCGCTTGACAAACCACTGAGCCACTCCATGCAGGACCCA ATTTCTCATGTGGGAAATGCTGAACAACAGCATGGCTCCATGCCTCAGGGTTTACACCCACCTCACCCCGGCAGCCAGCCTGGGCAATCGTTACATCATGGAGGGCCAGCACCTCAGTCTCGACATCCACAACAAGCACCCAGTCACCCGCATGGTGATATGACCTTCAACCCCTCCTCTGTTttagatggtcagcctggtgGACAGGGGGCACCTGACATGCCAGAGCCATCGCTGGAT ttgcttCCGGAGCTAGCTAATCCTGACGAGCTCCTCTCGTATTTGGATCCACCAGATCTTCCCAATAACAGCAATGACGATCTCCTCTCCCTCTTTGAGAACAACTAA
- the ZMIZ1 gene encoding zinc finger MIZ domain-containing protein 1 isoform X1: MNSMDRHIQQTNDRLQCIKQHLQNPANFHNAATELLDWCGDPRAFQRPFEQSLMGCLTVVSRVAAQQGFDLDLGYRLLAVCAANRDKFTPKSAALLSSWCEELGRLLLLRHQKNRQNEQAGKLPMQPPMNSLTSMKPSLSHGDGSFPYDSVPWQQNASQPPGSLSVVTTVWGVTNTSQSQVLGNPMVNANNPMNPGGNPMASGMNSNSGGMNSPQFAGQQQQFSTKGGSSQPYMQQGMYGRPNYPGGGGFAGSYPGGPNNPSGMGIPPHTRQPADFTQPAAAAAAAAVAAAAATATATATATVAALQETQNKDMNQYGPVCSSFQMGPAQAYNNQFMNQPGQRVPSAMNPAGMGPNMAPSNMSGPPMGMNQPRPGMNPFGSHGQRMPQQPYPGPRPQSMPIQGIKRPYPGEPNYGSQQYGPSSQFPNQPGQYPSPNPSRPMASPNYPGQRMAGQQPTGQYPPPSVNVGQYYKPEQFNGQNNNFSGSGYNSYSQGSMNGPSRPGPVGNYPHSPVPGNPTPPMTPGSNIPTYLSPSQDVKPPFPPDIKPNINSLPPPPNAKGKVHAFSPSSIAASHTDELRLTFPVRDGVVLEPFRLEHNLAVSNHVFHLRPTVHQTLMWRSDLELQFKCYHHEDRQMNTNWPASVQVSVNATPLTIERGDNKTSHKPLHLKHVCQPGRNTIQITVTACCCSHLFVLQLVHRPSVRSVLQGLLKKRLLPAEHCITKIKRNFSSVAASSGNTALNGEDGVEQTAIKVSLKCPITFRRIQLPARGHDCKHVQCFDLESYLQLNCERGTWRCPVCNKTALLEGLEVDQYMWGILNAIQNSEFEEVTIDPTCSWRPVPIKSEIHIKDDPDGMPSKRFKTMSPSQMIMPNVMEMIAALGPGPSPYPSLPPPPGGNNSGEYVGQGNNYQGHGNFDFPHGAPGGTTMNDFMHGPQLSHPPDMPGGMSSLDKPLSHSMQDPISHVGNAEQQHGSMPQGLHPPHPGSQPGQSLHHGGPAPQSRHPQQAPSHPHGDMTFNPSSVLDGQPGGQGAPDMPEPSLDLLPELANPDELLSYLDPPDLPNNSNDDLLSLFENN, encoded by the exons CCCTACTTTCTTCGTGGTGTGAAGAACTGGGACGACTCCTCCTCTTACGCCACCAGAAAAACAGACAGAACGAGCAGGCTGGAAAACTCCCCATGCAGCCCCCCATGAACTCTTTGACTTCCATGAAACCCTCCTTGTCCCATGG TGATGGGTCATTCCCTTACGATTCCGTCCCTTGGCAACAGAACGCCAGTCAGCCACCCGGTTCCTTGTCTGTGGTCACTACAGTGTGGGGAGTTACAAACACGTCTCAGAGCCAG GTTCTTGGGAACCCCATGGTAAATGCCAACAATCCAATGAACCCAGGTGGAAATCCCATGGCATCCGGCATGAACAGCAACAGTGGTGGAATGAACTCTCCACAGTTTGCTGGGCAACAGCAGCAGTTTTCTACAAAGGGTGGCTCCAGTCAGCCTTATATGCAACAGGGCATGTATGGGCGTCCCAACTACCCCGGGGGAGGCGGATTTGCTGGCAG CTACCCTGGTGGCCCCAACAATCCTTCCGGAATGGGCATCCCGCCTCACACACGGCAACCTGCAGATTTTActcagccagcagcagcagccgcTGCAGCTGCCGTGGCTGCCGCAGCTGCTACAGCTACCGCCACAGCTACAGCCACAGTAGCAGCGCTGCAGGAGACTCAAAACAAAGATATGAATCAGTATGGCCCG GTGTGTTCCTCTTTCCAGATGGGTCCAGCTCAGGCCTACAACAATCAGTTCATGAACCAACCTGGCCAACGGGTTCCTTCTGCAATGAACCCAGCTGGCATGGGCCCAAACATGGCACCTTCCAACATGAGTGGCCCACCCATGGGAATGAATCAGCCTCGGCCTGGCATGAACCCTTTTGGCTCTCATGGCCAGAGGATGCCGCAGCAACCCTACCCAGGTCCTAGACCTCAGTCCATGCCTATTCAAGGTATAAAGAGGCCCTATCCAGGAGAG CCAAATTACGGCAGCCAGCAATATGGACCAAGCAGCCAGTTTCCAAATCAACCAGGACAGTACCCAAGTCCCAATCCTTCCAGACCTATGGCATCTCCTAACTACCCTGGCCAGAGAATGGCAGGACAGCAGCCAACAGGGCAATATCCACCCCCTAGTGTCAACGTAGGACAGTATTACAAG ccagAGCAGTTTAATGGACAAAATAACAACTTTTCTGGGAGCGGCTACAATAGCTATAGCCAAGGCAGTATGAACGGG CCATCCAGACCAGGTCCTGTTGGGAATTATCCTCACTCTCCAGTTCCAGGGAACCCCACACCTCCAATGACTCCTGGGAGCAACATACCCACTTACCTATCTCCCAGCCAAGATGTAAAGCCTCCCTTTCCTCCGGACATCAAGCCAAACATTAACTCATTACCTCCTCCTCCAA ATGCTAAAGGGAAAGTTCACGCTTTCTCTCCTTCTTCGATCGCAGCCAGCCACACAGACGAGCTGCGTCTGACCTTTCCTGTTCGGGATGGAGTAGTGCTTGAACCTTTTCGGCTGGAGCACAACTTGGCTGTCAGTAACCATGTGTTCCACCTACGGCCGACTGTCCATCAAACCCTTATGTGGAG gtcTGACCTGGAGCTGCAATTTAAATGCTATCACCATGAAGACCGGCAGATGAACACCAACTGGCCAGCCTCAGTACAAGTCAGCGTCAATGCCACTCCACTGACCATAGAACGAGGAGATAACAAAACTTCCCATAAACCTTTGCACCTCAAACATGTATGCCAACCGGGCCGTAACACCATCCAGATAACAGTCACTGCCTGCTGCTGT TCACACTTGTTCGTGCTGCAATTGGTTCATCGACCTTCAGTACGCTCCGTACTACAGGGTTTGCTGAAAAAGAGGTTGCTCCCGGCCGAACACTGTATCACAAAAA TTAAGAGGAATTTCAGCAGTGTGGCTGCCTCATCTGGGAACACAGCGCTAAATGGGGAAGATGGAGTGGAGCAGACAGCAATTAAAGTCTCGCTGAAGTGTCCTATCACGTTTAGGCGGATTCAGCTGCCCGCGCGGGGACATGACTGCAAGCACGTACAG TGTTTTGACTTGGAATCCTATCTTCAGTTGAACTGTGAGAGAGGAACATGGAGGTGTCCTGTCTGCAA TAAAACAGCCCTTCTAGAAGGCCTGGAGGTTGATCAGTACATGTGGGGCATCCTGAATGCAATACAGAA CTCTGAATTTGAAGAAGTGACTATTGACCCCACCTGTAGCTGGCGGCCAGTACCAATCAAGTCTGAGATTCACATTAAAGATGACCCTGATGGGATGCCCTCCAAGAGATTTAAGACCATGAGTCCCAGTCAGATGATCATGCCCAATGTCATGGAGATGATTGCAGCACTAGGCCCTGGCCCCTCGCCTTACCCATCACTTCCCCCACCTCCCGGGGGTAATAACTCTGGCGAATATGTCGGACAAG GTAATAATTACCAAGGTCATGGCAACTTTGACTTCCCTCATGGAGCACCAGGTGGGACAACGATGAACGATTTCATGCATGGACCCCAGCTGTCTCATCCGCCCGATATGCCTGGTGGTATGTCCTCGCTTGACAAACCACTGAGCCACTCCATGCAGGACCCA ATTTCTCATGTGGGAAATGCTGAACAACAGCATGGCTCCATGCCTCAGGGTTTACACCCACCTCACCCCGGCAGCCAGCCTGGGCAATCGTTACATCATGGAGGGCCAGCACCTCAGTCTCGACATCCACAACAAGCACCCAGTCACCCGCATGGTGATATGACCTTCAACCCCTCCTCTGTTttagatggtcagcctggtgGACAGGGGGCACCTGACATGCCAGAGCCATCGCTGGAT ttgcttCCGGAGCTAGCTAATCCTGACGAGCTCCTCTCGTATTTGGATCCACCAGATCTTCCCAATAACAGCAATGACGATCTCCTCTCCCTCTTTGAGAACAACTAA